One Curtobacterium sp. MCLR17_032 genomic window carries:
- a CDS encoding asparaginase: MSVAPSTDRHPLTADGSVELAVLDRSGFDESRHIGAGVVVTADGTVVDAVGDVTASIYPRSTMKPFQALAIRREGALFAGDELVMTTASHAGTPSHQSLALRMLERFDHVEDDLGCPPDLPFDRETARGMDGPRRLAMNCSGKHAGMLAACRVHGWDAATYLEIDHPLQRAVRSTVEDFTGEVVDVVGTDGCGAPVFPLTLTGLARGIAGVVARADDDTAALTDAVLANAWAIDGVGRANTVTIERLGVLAKLGAEGVMVMGVPQGPAVAVKVLDGSLRAGTLAALTLLVRNGLVAAEAADEVLAATGERVLGGGVPVGAVRAGAGLR; this comes from the coding sequence ATGAGCGTGGCTCCCAGCACCGACCGTCATCCTCTCACCGCCGACGGGTCCGTCGAGCTGGCGGTCCTCGACCGTTCCGGCTTCGACGAGAGCCGCCACATCGGCGCGGGGGTGGTCGTCACCGCAGACGGCACCGTCGTCGACGCGGTCGGGGACGTCACGGCGAGCATCTACCCCCGCTCGACCATGAAGCCCTTCCAGGCACTCGCGATCCGCCGTGAAGGGGCGCTCTTCGCTGGCGACGAACTCGTGATGACGACGGCGAGTCACGCGGGGACCCCGTCCCACCAGTCGCTGGCACTGCGGATGCTCGAACGCTTCGACCACGTCGAGGACGACCTGGGCTGCCCGCCGGACCTGCCCTTCGACCGCGAGACCGCGCGCGGTATGGACGGCCCACGGCGCCTGGCGATGAACTGCTCCGGCAAGCACGCCGGGATGCTCGCCGCCTGCCGCGTCCACGGCTGGGACGCGGCGACGTACCTGGAGATCGACCACCCGCTCCAGCGTGCGGTCCGCAGCACCGTCGAGGACTTCACCGGCGAGGTCGTCGACGTCGTCGGCACCGACGGGTGTGGCGCACCGGTGTTCCCGCTGACGCTCACCGGGCTGGCACGGGGCATCGCCGGTGTCGTCGCCCGGGCGGACGACGACACCGCTGCGCTGACCGACGCCGTCCTGGCGAACGCGTGGGCGATCGACGGCGTGGGCCGGGCGAACACCGTGACGATCGAACGGCTCGGCGTCCTGGCCAAGCTCGGGGCCGAGGGCGTGATGGTGATGGGAGTGCCGCAGGGGCCCGCCGTCGCCGTCAAGGTGCTGGACGGGTCGCTCCGTGCCGGCACCCTGGCAGCGCTGACGCTCCTGGTGCGCAACGGGCTGGTCGCTGCCGAGGCCGCGGACGAGGTCCTCGCAGCCACCGGGGAACGCGTGCTCGGCGGTGGCGTGCCCGTCGGTGCCGTCCGCGCCGGAGCTGGCCTGCGCTGA
- a CDS encoding DUF58 domain-containing protein produces the protein MQERTGTVAGLTNVRTRLVGEREDVAADAVVGVVRAWRSLGRLVRRAGGEVASVVTPLGWIVAVLTVVAFVAGYRAGLREVVVVGWAGAVLVVVAAIALLGRSRLLIRMTPPQHRVVVGDEAGVTITAENPTRLPTVPTTVEVPVGTGLVDVTIPTVAPRGTFEQHVAVPTVRRGVLDVGPVTGVRADPVGLVRREVVWTAREQVIVHPRTIAIPSTSTGLVRDLEGQATTDLSPADIAFHAIREYMPGDDPRTIHWKSTAKTGAFMVRQFEDTRRSHLVVALGIARAEFADEDEFELAVSVAASLGARAVRDGREVTVVVSERTPEFAKRAVRAVRPLPTVTPTRLLDAFARVGLADACLPIAEVARIAGRDTPGISVAFLVVGSTVAVPALRLAASRFPVGVEVVAVVCEPEAVPRSVRVGALTVMTVGYLEDLRHALQRSVSA, from the coding sequence GTGCAGGAGCGCACCGGGACGGTCGCCGGCCTCACCAACGTCCGGACCCGCCTCGTCGGTGAGCGTGAGGACGTCGCCGCCGACGCGGTGGTCGGCGTGGTCCGCGCCTGGCGCTCGCTCGGGAGGCTCGTCCGCCGTGCCGGGGGCGAGGTCGCGTCCGTCGTGACACCGCTCGGGTGGATCGTGGCCGTCCTCACGGTCGTCGCGTTCGTCGCCGGGTACCGCGCCGGGCTCCGGGAGGTCGTCGTCGTCGGGTGGGCGGGAGCAGTCCTCGTCGTGGTGGCGGCGATCGCCCTCCTCGGCCGGTCCCGCCTGCTCATCCGGATGACCCCGCCGCAGCACCGGGTGGTGGTGGGGGACGAGGCCGGCGTGACCATCACCGCGGAGAACCCCACGCGCCTCCCGACCGTCCCGACGACGGTGGAGGTGCCGGTCGGCACCGGGCTCGTCGACGTGACGATCCCCACGGTGGCGCCCCGCGGCACCTTCGAGCAGCACGTCGCGGTCCCGACCGTCCGCCGTGGCGTGCTCGATGTCGGACCGGTGACCGGCGTCCGTGCCGACCCCGTCGGCCTGGTGCGCCGCGAGGTCGTCTGGACCGCTCGCGAGCAGGTGATCGTGCACCCGCGGACGATCGCGATCCCGTCGACGAGCACCGGGCTGGTCCGCGACCTCGAGGGGCAGGCGACGACCGACCTCTCGCCGGCCGACATCGCCTTCCACGCGATCCGCGAGTACATGCCGGGTGACGACCCCCGGACGATCCACTGGAAGTCGACCGCCAAGACCGGGGCCTTCATGGTGCGGCAGTTCGAGGACACCCGGCGCTCACACCTCGTCGTCGCACTCGGCATCGCCCGCGCCGAGTTCGCGGACGAAGACGAGTTCGAGCTCGCGGTCAGCGTCGCCGCGTCGCTCGGCGCCCGTGCCGTCCGGGACGGCCGGGAGGTCACCGTCGTCGTCTCGGAACGCACCCCGGAGTTCGCCAAGCGTGCCGTCCGCGCCGTGCGTCCGCTGCCGACCGTCACCCCGACCCGCCTGCTCGATGCGTTCGCCCGGGTGGGGCTGGCCGACGCCTGTCTGCCGATCGCCGAGGTCGCGCGCATCGCCGGTCGGGACACCCCCGGCATCTCCGTTGCGTTCCTGGTCGTCGGTTCGACCGTCGCGGTGCCGGCCCTCCGCCTCGCCGCCTCGCGGTTCCCCGTCGGGGTCGAGGTCGTCGCCGTCGTCTGCGAACCGGAGGCCGTGCCCCGGTCCGTCCGGGTCGGCGCGTTGACGGTCATGACGGTCGGGTACCTCGAGGACCTCCGCCACGCCCTGCAGCGGTCAGTCAGCGCATGA
- a CDS encoding site-2 protease family protein encodes MTVGTVLLFILGVVVFIIGLLVSIGLHELGHLAFAKLFNVKVTQYSLGFGKAVWSFRRGETEYGIRPILLGGYISMVGMLKPRASGREITNTGMYSAFVQDARAASAEQIAESGGDDSRAFYRLTPWKRIIVMVAGPAMNLVIGIVLFGILLVGFGAPTTTFTSSVDCVLPTSARTTCADGDAVSPAKEAGLRSGDVVLSVGGVRNPTITQVSDTFQRSAGKAVPVVVERDGTERTLRVTPALATRDVYTADGTVAKNSDGTTKTQRVGVVGVSIGQTLVRQSPAAVLPATGAQIGASAHLIIDLPQRLVAVWNAAFGSQARSQDSPVSVVGVGRAIGTVSSMSGVPVVDKVYTILGLLASLNIGLFVLNMVPLLPLDGGHIAGALWEAVKRRTFRLFGKSDPGPIDLAKTMPLTMVVVVLLAGMSALLIYADIVRPVNLFG; translated from the coding sequence GTGACCGTCGGAACCGTCCTGCTCTTCATCCTCGGCGTCGTCGTCTTCATCATCGGTCTGCTGGTGTCGATCGGCCTCCACGAGCTCGGCCACCTGGCCTTCGCGAAGCTGTTCAACGTCAAGGTGACCCAGTACTCCCTCGGCTTCGGCAAGGCGGTCTGGTCCTTCCGACGTGGCGAGACCGAGTACGGCATCCGTCCGATCCTGCTCGGCGGCTACATCTCGATGGTGGGCATGCTGAAGCCCCGAGCCTCTGGCCGTGAGATCACGAACACCGGCATGTACTCGGCCTTCGTGCAGGATGCCCGGGCGGCCAGTGCGGAGCAGATCGCGGAGTCCGGTGGCGACGACTCGCGGGCGTTCTACCGGTTGACGCCGTGGAAGCGGATCATCGTGATGGTCGCCGGTCCGGCGATGAACCTGGTGATCGGCATCGTCCTGTTCGGGATCCTGCTCGTCGGGTTCGGGGCGCCGACCACGACCTTCACCTCGAGCGTCGACTGCGTCCTGCCGACCAGTGCGCGGACGACGTGCGCCGACGGTGACGCCGTCTCGCCCGCGAAGGAGGCCGGACTCCGGTCCGGCGACGTCGTCCTGTCCGTCGGTGGCGTGCGGAACCCGACCATCACGCAGGTCTCGGACACGTTCCAGCGGTCCGCCGGCAAGGCCGTCCCGGTCGTCGTCGAGCGGGATGGCACCGAGCGCACCCTCCGCGTCACGCCGGCACTGGCCACCCGCGACGTCTACACGGCCGACGGGACGGTCGCGAAGAACAGCGACGGCACGACGAAGACCCAGCGGGTGGGTGTGGTCGGCGTCAGCATCGGGCAGACGCTGGTCCGGCAGTCCCCGGCGGCGGTGCTGCCCGCGACGGGCGCCCAGATCGGCGCGTCGGCGCACCTCATCATCGACCTGCCGCAGCGCCTGGTCGCGGTCTGGAACGCAGCCTTCGGTTCGCAGGCCCGCTCGCAGGACAGCCCGGTGTCGGTCGTCGGGGTCGGCCGGGCGATCGGGACCGTCTCGTCGATGAGCGGCGTGCCCGTGGTGGACAAGGTGTACACGATCCTCGGACTGCTGGCGTCGCTGAACATCGGTCTGTTCGTGCTCAACATGGTGCCGCTCCTGCCGCTCGACGGCGGGCACATCGCGGGCGCCCTGTGGGAGGCCGTGAAGCGCCGGACCTTCCGCCTGTTCGGCAAGTCCGACCCGGGTCCGATCGACCTGGCGAAGACGATGCCGCTGACGATGGTCGTCGTCGTGCTGCTCGCCGGCATGAGCGCGCTCCTCATCTACGCGGACATCGTCCGGCCGGTCAACCTGTTCGGGTAG
- a CDS encoding FKBP-type peptidyl-prolyl cis-trans isomerase, with amino-acid sequence MKRLRLLPLALVPAVILGLAACSGSGSSDPSASATSAPSSTPTPITSCPKPGTASDSVKATGSVGGSAAPKVTFDKGLTADPPQATRVVKGSGASLSKGDFVQVAYTAYSAKDAKNLVTVGFDQGNPQVLSVGGTGFGAILSCAKVGDRVAVVGQAAALGFNTTGSIVVVADVVEQTPTKSTGTPKDQDPKLPTVKDAADGEPTITIPDTAAPTKTTAEVIKQGDGDTIKDGDTALVQYKGVLYKGGKEFDSSWSKGSPTTFTISNSGLIPGFVKGLVGQKVGSQVMIVVTPEDGYGATPPEGSGVPANATLVFVVDLLSKG; translated from the coding sequence GTGAAGCGTCTCCGTCTGCTCCCCCTCGCCCTCGTGCCCGCCGTGATCCTCGGCCTCGCGGCCTGCTCCGGTTCCGGCTCGTCGGACCCCTCGGCATCGGCCACCTCCGCCCCGAGCTCGACCCCGACGCCGATCACCTCGTGCCCGAAGCCCGGCACGGCCTCGGACTCCGTGAAGGCCACCGGATCGGTCGGCGGCTCGGCAGCGCCGAAGGTCACGTTCGACAAGGGCCTGACGGCCGACCCGCCGCAGGCCACCCGCGTCGTGAAGGGCTCCGGTGCGTCCCTGTCGAAGGGTGACTTCGTGCAGGTCGCCTACACGGCGTACAGCGCGAAGGACGCCAAGAACCTCGTCACGGTCGGCTTCGACCAGGGCAACCCGCAGGTCCTCTCGGTCGGTGGCACCGGCTTCGGCGCCATCCTGTCGTGCGCAAAGGTCGGCGACCGGGTGGCCGTGGTCGGTCAGGCAGCGGCACTCGGCTTCAACACGACCGGCTCCATCGTCGTCGTCGCGGACGTCGTCGAGCAGACGCCGACCAAGTCGACCGGCACGCCGAAGGACCAGGACCCGAAGCTGCCGACCGTCAAGGACGCCGCTGACGGCGAGCCGACGATCACGATCCCCGACACGGCCGCTCCGACGAAGACCACGGCCGAGGTCATCAAGCAGGGCGACGGCGACACGATCAAGGACGGCGACACCGCGCTCGTCCAGTACAAGGGCGTGCTCTACAAGGGCGGCAAGGAGTTCGACTCCTCGTGGTCGAAGGGCTCCCCGACGACCTTCACCATCTCGAACAGCGGTCTGATCCCCGGCTTCGTGAAGGGTCTGGTCGGCCAGAAGGTCGGCTCCCAGGTCATGATCGTCGTCACCCCGGAAGACGGCTACGGTGCCACTCCGCCAGAGGGCTCGGGCGTCCCGGCCAACGCGACCCTGGTGTTCGTGGTCGATCTGCTCTCCAAGGGCTGA
- a CDS encoding FHA domain-containing protein, whose translation MDRSTPPPLQQPDAHGRAPETADDAWLPESTLDPATRAWLTGADRNRPAPEPDAADLTPRSAPTHVHGAGTGLGDWTGRPGAAPTSAAQVPAEPTLDPDAFPAEDVAPQDDPEVQRTAGWAPPEQQPAAQQSAAQQSAGQQSAGQQSADTHGSGSAALPVWEPQATPAAPPAGPSWWIGRAPSAAVTDTSSADADAGTPGAPEAGAFDDAPRPGDTAAFQPVVERRAPRPAPLVAPGSQSATCHVCGHTLEPDDIFCEECGSVRPAVTAAFTGPVMPLPLTRPDWAADEDALRSAVSDTHELTDGDGDGAADGPVVDGAVVDDAASDEPEADEQVDDEHVDDEPAGQPESNGSAADELTADAPVADEPETNSDRQEDAGGGTDADQEAHLTWAAPLPPVSPQPVTAPPTTSTVDEAPAAAPLPPVPHAGEAPEVAPADEAPSDAALQEDDDEDVEATRIVSRKPEHAPFLLHFSTGERLGVHGSALLGRLPRPEPEEHFDELLTIRDPGKSVSKTHLELGRDGDDLWVSDRYSGNGTVIRHIDGSIRRCEPGRRYRVERGARVDVGEQFFLLQ comes from the coding sequence GTGGACCGGTCGACACCGCCGCCGCTGCAGCAGCCCGACGCGCACGGTCGCGCACCGGAGACCGCCGACGACGCGTGGCTCCCCGAATCCACGCTCGACCCAGCGACCCGGGCCTGGTTGACCGGCGCCGACCGCAACCGACCCGCTCCCGAGCCGGACGCGGCGGACCTCACGCCGCGCAGTGCGCCGACCCACGTCCACGGTGCCGGCACGGGTCTCGGCGACTGGACCGGCCGCCCCGGCGCAGCACCGACGTCGGCAGCGCAGGTGCCTGCCGAACCGACGCTCGACCCGGATGCCTTCCCCGCCGAGGACGTCGCTCCCCAGGACGACCCGGAGGTCCAGCGCACGGCCGGCTGGGCACCACCCGAGCAGCAGCCTGCAGCGCAGCAGTCCGCAGCGCAGCAGTCCGCCGGGCAGCAGTCCGCCGGGCAGCAGTCCGCCGACACGCACGGCTCCGGATCCGCCGCCCTCCCGGTCTGGGAACCGCAGGCCACCCCGGCAGCGCCGCCGGCCGGACCGTCCTGGTGGATCGGTCGTGCCCCGTCGGCCGCGGTCACCGACACGTCCTCGGCCGACGCCGACGCCGGCACCCCGGGTGCGCCCGAGGCCGGTGCGTTCGACGACGCACCCCGACCCGGCGACACCGCGGCGTTCCAGCCCGTCGTCGAACGCCGCGCGCCCCGCCCCGCTCCGCTGGTGGCTCCGGGCAGCCAGAGTGCGACCTGCCACGTCTGCGGGCACACCCTGGAACCCGACGACATCTTCTGCGAGGAGTGTGGCTCCGTCCGTCCCGCGGTCACCGCGGCCTTCACCGGTCCGGTGATGCCGCTGCCGCTCACCCGGCCCGACTGGGCGGCCGACGAGGACGCGCTCCGCAGTGCCGTCTCCGACACGCACGAGCTGACCGACGGCGACGGCGACGGCGCCGCTGACGGGCCCGTTGTCGACGGCGCGGTCGTCGACGACGCGGCCTCCGACGAGCCTGAGGCCGACGAGCAAGTGGACGACGAGCACGTTGACGACGAGCCCGCTGGCCAGCCGGAGTCGAACGGCTCCGCCGCGGACGAGCTCACCGCTGACGCTCCCGTCGCCGACGAGCCCGAGACGAACTCCGACCGGCAGGAGGACGCCGGAGGCGGCACCGATGCCGACCAGGAGGCCCACCTCACCTGGGCCGCACCGCTCCCGCCCGTGTCGCCCCAGCCCGTGACGGCACCGCCCACGACGTCGACAGTCGATGAGGCACCGGCTGCGGCCCCACTCCCGCCTGTCCCGCACGCCGGAGAGGCTCCCGAGGTCGCTCCGGCCGACGAAGCGCCGTCGGACGCCGCACTCCAGGAAGACGACGACGAGGACGTCGAGGCGACACGCATCGTGTCGCGCAAGCCCGAACACGCCCCGTTCCTGCTGCACTTCAGCACGGGCGAACGCCTCGGCGTGCATGGTTCCGCGCTGCTCGGGCGGCTGCCACGTCCGGAGCCGGAGGAGCACTTCGACGAGCTGCTGACGATCCGCGACCCCGGCAAGTCGGTGTCGAAGACGCACCTGGAACTCGGGCGTGACGGCGACGACCTCTGGGTGTCGGACCGCTACTCGGGCAACGGCACGGTCATCCGCCACATCGACGGGTCGATCCGCCGGTGCGAGCCGGGTCGGCGCTACCGGGTCGAGCGCGGAGCCCGCGTCGACGTGGGGGAGCAGTTCTTCCTGCTGCAGTGA
- a CDS encoding transglutaminase domain-containing protein, translating to MSIDERRTAPNAAPSSAPRSGARGARRRRVSPLRLVAGTLAVWLLVALASTAWWPIHRDTAMVTAGVTAVVVGSVVALLGAGMRLPASVVSIATVVGFAATGVPAAVPGAADGPLPTLPGLVELFSGVALGWRRLLTITLPVGSYEALLVPYFVSVLLVTVVGVSIATRTSRPELASLPALALFVTGTVFGPTRLETSVWLGVLLAGVALVWALTVRHLRRATTVAATTGTRVPIGRAVVRPALVGTATIAAAAVVATGIGLVAPPSGARTVARTDVVKPFDPRDQVSPLSGFRAYEESDRADEPQLTVTGLPAGGFVRIATLDTYDGVVYRVGGPDGASASGSFERVPTAVDTRDVRGTPVDVAVTVQGYRGVWLPTVGDLTSVAFRGPEADRERTAFFYNRSTGTAALVDGVTDRTRYTLSAVVPDQPTQDELTDARPGDAAVPAPRAVPAAVQDAVRADTDADTSDGAQLLAALQTLRRTGYVSHGVGDDRPSRSGHGADRITQLLTAVPMVGDQEQYAVAAALMAREIGFPARVVLGFTPGGDSGDQEAAATGGRTTFRGSDVTARIEVDTAQWGWVMLDPNPVVREIPDESDQTPQPVTRPETVVPPPPAQQLDQDQQTPPQADRDTPPTQPLWLQILLAVLPWALGVLGLLALVLLPIVTVVSAKRLRRRRRRRAPEARAQVVGAWDEYRDALLDGGHDVDPSATRREVGQAAPGDAGAAIAADADAAVFGPADVDRAGADRTWAAVDAAITALRAGRDRRARFRAATSLRSFRSVRSVRSFRR from the coding sequence ATGAGCATCGACGAGCGCCGAACTGCACCGAACGCGGCACCGTCCTCCGCGCCCCGGTCGGGCGCACGTGGTGCCCGCCGACGTCGGGTGTCGCCGCTGCGTCTGGTCGCGGGCACGCTGGCCGTCTGGCTCCTCGTGGCACTCGCGAGCACGGCGTGGTGGCCGATCCACCGTGACACCGCGATGGTGACCGCAGGGGTCACGGCCGTGGTCGTCGGTTCGGTGGTGGCGCTGCTGGGAGCCGGGATGCGCCTCCCGGCATCGGTCGTGTCGATCGCGACCGTCGTCGGCTTCGCGGCCACCGGCGTCCCCGCTGCCGTGCCCGGCGCGGCGGACGGCCCGTTGCCGACGTTGCCCGGACTGGTCGAGCTCTTCAGCGGAGTCGCCCTCGGGTGGCGGCGCCTCCTGACGATCACCCTGCCGGTCGGGTCGTACGAGGCGCTCCTCGTGCCGTACTTCGTGTCGGTCCTCCTCGTGACGGTCGTCGGCGTGAGCATCGCGACCCGCACCTCCCGTCCGGAACTCGCCAGCCTGCCGGCGCTCGCGCTCTTCGTGACCGGGACCGTCTTCGGACCGACGCGGCTCGAGACGTCCGTCTGGCTCGGTGTCCTGCTCGCCGGGGTCGCGCTCGTCTGGGCGCTGACCGTCCGGCACCTCCGTCGCGCGACGACCGTCGCAGCGACCACCGGAACCCGCGTCCCGATCGGCCGGGCGGTGGTCCGGCCGGCGCTGGTCGGCACGGCGACGATCGCCGCGGCCGCCGTCGTCGCCACCGGGATCGGTCTCGTCGCGCCGCCGTCGGGAGCCCGTACCGTCGCCCGCACGGACGTCGTGAAACCCTTCGACCCGCGCGACCAGGTCAGCCCGTTGAGCGGGTTCCGCGCCTACGAGGAGTCCGACCGAGCCGACGAGCCGCAACTCACCGTCACCGGGTTGCCCGCCGGCGGTTTCGTCCGGATCGCGACCCTGGACACCTACGACGGCGTCGTCTACCGCGTCGGAGGTCCGGACGGCGCCTCGGCGTCCGGCTCCTTCGAGCGGGTCCCGACCGCGGTCGACACCCGCGACGTGCGGGGGACCCCTGTCGACGTCGCCGTGACGGTGCAGGGGTACCGGGGCGTCTGGTTGCCCACGGTCGGTGACCTGACGTCGGTCGCGTTCCGCGGCCCGGAGGCGGACCGTGAGCGGACCGCCTTCTTCTACAACCGCTCCACCGGCACTGCAGCCCTCGTCGACGGGGTGACCGACCGGACGCGGTACACGCTGTCCGCCGTGGTCCCCGACCAACCGACCCAGGACGAACTGACCGACGCCCGGCCGGGCGACGCCGCCGTCCCGGCACCGCGCGCGGTGCCGGCCGCGGTGCAGGACGCCGTCCGTGCCGACACCGACGCGGACACGAGTGACGGAGCGCAGCTGCTCGCCGCGCTGCAGACACTGCGGCGCACCGGGTACGTCAGCCACGGCGTCGGCGACGACCGTCCCAGCCGGAGCGGTCACGGTGCCGACCGGATCACGCAGCTCCTCACCGCCGTGCCGATGGTCGGGGACCAGGAGCAGTACGCCGTCGCCGCCGCCCTGATGGCACGGGAGATCGGGTTCCCCGCGCGCGTCGTCCTCGGGTTCACGCCCGGTGGCGACTCGGGGGATCAGGAAGCTGCAGCGACGGGCGGGCGGACCACGTTCCGCGGCTCCGACGTCACGGCCCGCATCGAGGTGGACACGGCGCAGTGGGGCTGGGTCATGCTCGACCCCAACCCGGTCGTTCGGGAGATCCCGGACGAGTCCGACCAGACGCCGCAACCGGTGACGCGGCCCGAGACCGTCGTGCCACCGCCCCCGGCCCAGCAGCTCGACCAGGACCAGCAGACGCCGCCGCAGGCCGACCGGGACACCCCGCCGACGCAGCCACTGTGGTTGCAGATCCTGCTCGCGGTGTTGCCGTGGGCGCTCGGGGTCCTCGGACTCCTGGCGCTCGTGCTGCTGCCGATCGTCACCGTCGTCTCGGCCAAGCGGCTCCGACGTCGACGGCGGCGTCGAGCACCGGAGGCGCGGGCCCAGGTCGTCGGTGCGTGGGACGAGTACCGGGACGCCCTGCTCGACGGTGGTCACGACGTCGACCCGTCCGCCACCCGCCGAGAGGTCGGTCAGGCCGCGCCGGGCGATGCCGGTGCTGCGATCGCGGCCGATGCCGACGCCGCGGTCTTCGGTCCGGCCGACGTCGACCGTGCCGGTGCCGACCGGACGTGGGCGGCGGTGGACGCGGCGATCACCGCACTGCGCGCCGGCCGCGACCGGCGTGCCCGGTTCCGCGCGGCGACCTCGCTCCGGTCGTTCCGGTCGGTCCGGTCGGTCCGTTCGTTCCGTCGGTGA
- the dxr gene encoding 1-deoxy-D-xylulose-5-phosphate reductoisomerase, translated as MSPSTTRRRVVLLGSTGSIGTQALDVIERNPDRFEVVGLTAGSNATALAEQAARFGVRETALGSADAERLVRSVEADVVLNGITGSVGLGPTLAVLETGATLALANKESLIVGGPLVQAAAAPGQIVPVDSEHSAIAQALRSGSDAEVGRLVLTASGGPFRGRSRDELADVTPAQALAHPTWDMGLVVTTNSATLVNKGLEVIEAHLLFGVPYDRIDVTVHAQSIVHSMVEFVDGSTIAQASPPDMRLPIALGMAWPDRVPHVGVPLDWTTASTWTFEPLDTQAFGAVDLAKRVGVLGGTFPAVFNAANEQAVAAFHAGAIGFLDIVDTVARVVDEHTAGEPSLDGVLAAERWARQTADRILSRTA; from the coding sequence ATGAGCCCCAGCACCACCCGCCGCCGTGTCGTCCTCCTCGGCAGCACCGGGTCGATCGGCACGCAGGCCCTCGACGTCATCGAGCGGAACCCCGACCGCTTCGAGGTCGTCGGTCTCACGGCCGGCAGCAACGCGACCGCCCTCGCCGAGCAGGCCGCCCGGTTCGGGGTCCGCGAGACCGCCCTCGGGTCCGCCGACGCCGAACGGTTGGTGCGGAGCGTCGAGGCGGACGTCGTGCTGAACGGCATCACCGGCTCGGTCGGCCTGGGCCCCACCCTCGCGGTCCTCGAGACCGGCGCGACCCTGGCGCTGGCGAACAAGGAGAGCCTGATCGTCGGCGGTCCGCTCGTCCAGGCGGCGGCCGCTCCCGGGCAGATCGTCCCGGTCGACAGCGAACACTCCGCGATCGCGCAGGCGCTGCGCTCCGGCAGCGACGCCGAGGTCGGACGCCTGGTCCTGACCGCCAGCGGTGGTCCGTTCCGCGGCCGCTCCCGCGATGAGTTGGCCGACGTCACGCCGGCGCAGGCGCTGGCCCACCCGACGTGGGACATGGGCCTCGTGGTCACGACGAACTCGGCCACGCTCGTCAACAAGGGACTCGAGGTCATCGAGGCGCACCTGCTGTTCGGCGTCCCCTACGACCGCATCGACGTCACCGTGCACGCGCAGTCGATCGTGCACTCGATGGTCGAGTTCGTCGACGGCTCCACGATCGCGCAGGCCTCGCCGCCGGACATGCGCCTGCCGATCGCGCTCGGGATGGCGTGGCCGGACCGTGTGCCGCACGTCGGCGTCCCGCTCGACTGGACGACGGCGAGCACCTGGACGTTCGAGCCGCTGGACACGCAGGCCTTCGGTGCCGTGGACCTCGCCAAGCGTGTCGGTGTCCTCGGCGGGACGTTCCCGGCGGTCTTCAACGCGGCGAACGAGCAGGCCGTCGCCGCGTTCCACGCGGGCGCGATCGGCTTCCTCGACATCGTGGACACGGTCGCGCGGGTGGTCGACGAGCACACCGCGGGGGAGCCGTCGCTCGACGGTGTCCTCGCCGCGGAGCGGTGGGCGCGGCAGACCGCGGACCGCATCCTGTCGCGCACGGCGTGA
- a CDS encoding OsmC family protein, which translates to MTDHSYEVSVRWTGNRGTGTSGYRDYGRDHVISAAGKPDVLGSADPTFRGDRDRWNPEEMILAALSQCHMMSYLYVASTLGITVVDYQDRATASLDVHRDGSGELTGVLLRPVVTITEPDCVDDARTAHAEANRLCFIARSVAFPVHHEAEITVLGADASVSAAG; encoded by the coding sequence ATGACCGACCACTCCTACGAGGTGTCCGTGCGGTGGACCGGCAACCGGGGGACCGGGACGAGCGGGTACCGCGACTACGGTCGCGACCACGTCATCAGCGCGGCGGGCAAGCCCGACGTCCTCGGCAGCGCCGACCCGACCTTCCGCGGCGACCGCGATCGCTGGAACCCGGAGGAGATGATCCTGGCCGCCCTCAGCCAGTGCCACATGATGAGCTACCTGTACGTCGCGTCGACGCTCGGCATCACGGTGGTCGACTACCAGGACCGCGCGACGGCGAGTCTCGATGTGCACCGCGACGGCTCGGGGGAACTGACCGGGGTCCTCCTCCGGCCCGTCGTGACCATCACGGAGCCCGACTGTGTCGACGACGCCCGCACCGCACACGCCGAGGCGAACCGGCTGTGCTTCATCGCCCGCTCGGTCGCGTTCCCGGTCCACCACGAGGCCGAGATCACCGTCCTCGGAGCCGACGCATCAGTGAGTGCGGCAGGATGA